The following proteins come from a genomic window of Hyla sarda isolate aHylSar1 unplaced genomic scaffold, aHylSar1.hap1 scaffold_753, whole genome shotgun sequence:
- the LOC130345549 gene encoding uncharacterized protein LOC130345549, with translation MSLSVCSKLHGSAEVWSCNYGQGQYMSFTALWINVVPAQPQQQLGQVTPFSPPCSRSQAVGPVTVCDAASSSSTVSLASTARTNLSGPSSYHVCRAQRCHTVLHMVCLGERSDTGEELLKFICQEIGVWLTPQKLEMGTMVTDNGNNIVSALQQGSVKHVPCMAHVLNLVVKHFLKSSPHLQDILTMARKLCMHFSHSYTAKHTLLELQRQKDIPQHSLICDVATCWNSTLHMLDRLYEQRKAITDFLMIQADRSTPLCNFNVNQWQLIRDTCRLLRPFEEATLFVSRLDYGMNNVIPLLHFLQQMIETMAGHGNGNAAPTSHGYISPVRAELEEEDEGQSGAQFRFDKMAGVSSHRTGEEEHDQLEELEGYEEGETEDPDTPWQYAVEMEAGSPSESLVQMAQCMLSCLRSDPRIVIISQREDFWLSTLLDPRYRHRMGAFFTPTERDVKLTYYREILCSQLANAYLRHGPSTRRSDSGGPLCSPSTVIAAGEGWQEQYQLQYQQPKSYLIYGRN, from the coding sequence atgagcctgtcggtgtgttcaaaactgcacggcagcgccgaagtgtggagctgtaactacgggcagggacaatacatgtcttttacagccctctggataaatgtggttcctgcacagccacaacagcaacttggacaggtcacaccattttctcctccatgctctcgctctcaggcagttggtcctgttacagtgtgcgacgccgcctcctcatcctccaccgtgtccttggcctccactgcacgtacaaatctcagtggcccttcatcgtaccatgtgtgtagggcacagcggtgtcacactgttcttcacatggtttgccttggcgaacggagtgacacaggggaggaactgctaaaattcatttgtcaagaaatcggagtatggcttactccacaaaaactggaaatgggaaccatggtgaccgacaacgggaacaacattgtgtccgcgcttcaacaaggaagtgtgaaacatgtgccctgcatggcacacgtgttgaatctggttgtcaagcacttcctgaagtcttcaccccatttgcaagacatcctgacaatggcaaggaaactgtgcatgcatttcagccactcgtacacagcaaagcacaccctccttgagctgcagcgtcagaaagatatcccacaacatagtcttatttgtgacgttgccacatgttggaattccaccctccatatgttggacagactatacgaacaaagaaaagccatcactgatttcttgatgatccaagcagataggagtactcccctgtgtaacttcaatgtgaaccagtggcagctcatacgtgacacctgccgtttgctgaggccctttgaggaagccacattatttgtaagtcgtctggattacgggatgaacaacgtaattccactcctacatttcctacaacaaatgattgaaacaatggctggtcatggcaatggaaacgctgcgcctacatctcacggctacatcagccctgtgagggctgaactggaggaggaggatgaggggcagagtggagcacagtttaggtttgataagatggccggtgtttctagtcatcggacaggagaggaggagcatgatcagctagaggagctagagggttatgaggaaggcgagacagaggacccagacacaccgtggcagtatgcagtggagatggaagcagggagtccctccgagtcactggtgcaaatggcacaatgcatgctcagttgcttgcgtagtgacccccgaattgtcataaTTAGTCAGCGGgaagacttctggctctccaccttgttggaccctcgctaccgtcacagaatgggggccttttttactccCACTGAGAGGGATGTCAAACTGacttactacagagagatcctatgtagtcagttggctaatGCCTATctgcgacatggtccatccactcgcaggtctgactcggggggccctctgtgctcaccttccactgtcatagctgctggggaggggtggcaggagcagtaccagctccaataCCAACAGCCTAAGTcatacttgatttatggccgcaactag